One window from the genome of bacterium BMS3Abin14 encodes:
- the hpt gene encoding hypoxanthine phosphoribosyltransferase — protein MRNLTNENLRPVLTAEQIGDRVREMALQIGGELDGSFPLFVGILKGAFIFLADLVRALDITLEVDFAEISSYGDETTSSGRIKVIKDITTPVAGRHVIVVEDIIDTGRTLAHYLDELQTRGPASLRVCALVDKPERQEFTLDIDYVGFQIEKGFLVGYGLDWGGKYRELPGIFEVKQ, from the coding sequence ATGAGAAATCTAACGAATGAAAACCTGAGGCCGGTCCTGACCGCAGAACAGATCGGGGATCGGGTCAGGGAGATGGCCCTTCAGATCGGTGGCGAACTTGATGGCAGTTTTCCCCTGTTCGTGGGAATCCTGAAGGGAGCATTCATCTTTCTGGCAGACCTGGTGCGGGCGCTGGATATCACCCTTGAGGTGGATTTTGCTGAGATCTCCAGCTATGGTGATGAGACCACCAGCTCAGGCAGGATCAAGGTCATCAAGGATATCACCACTCCGGTGGCGGGCCGCCACGTGATCGTTGTGGAGGACATCATTGATACAGGCCGCACCCTGGCCCATTACCTGGATGAGCTCCAGACACGTGGGCCGGCCTCCCTGAGGGTGTGTGCCCTTGTCGATAAACCGGAACGTCAGGAGTTTACCCTCGATATCGATTACGTCGGGTTTCAGATAGAAAAGGGTTTTCTCGTCGGGTACGGTCTTGACTGGGGAGGGAAATACCGGGAACTCCCAGGTATTTTTGAGGTGAAACAGTAG
- the zraR_1 gene encoding transcriptional regulatory protein ZraR: MTGVKVLIVDDEAVIRRGLCRVLEGRGYQVETSESGFMAIERLQKTPFDIVITDLKMPGMDGIEVLKAIKILQPAVPVIIITGYSTVGTAVEAMKNGAFDYISKPFTPAQIIEMVEKALEQRTVQMQRTHPEVGHNLNGFEVFIGESEAMQKVYIRIKQVAPTDSTVLITGQSGTGKELVARAIHKNSMRCNKPFVAVDCTSLVENLLESELFGHVKGSFTGAVQTKMGLFKVADGGTLFLDEISNISLATQGKLLRVLQEFEITPIGGTEPLPIDIRLITATNRDLDELVDEGLFRKDLFFRLNIIPVHLPPLVDRKGDLPLLIGHFLKKFSEEMGKDIHGVSPAAMSILTQHPFTGNVRELENIIERAVVLTNSKLIQPEDLEIRPVGDSPSKTISEPVPLSAESLKEIKRQVREEAVRPIERAFLLQALERNDWNVTRAARDVGMLRPNFQALLKKQGISARNHTG; encoded by the coding sequence ATGACAGGTGTGAAGGTTCTTATCGTCGATGATGAAGCCGTGATCCGGAGGGGACTCTGCCGTGTCCTTGAGGGAAGGGGCTATCAGGTGGAAACCTCCGAAAGCGGTTTCATGGCCATCGAAAGGCTCCAGAAAACGCCCTTTGACATAGTCATCACTGACCTCAAAATGCCGGGAATGGACGGGATCGAGGTACTGAAGGCCATCAAGATCCTGCAGCCGGCCGTGCCGGTCATCATCATTACCGGGTATTCCACCGTGGGGACAGCCGTGGAGGCCATGAAAAATGGGGCCTTCGACTATATTTCCAAACCCTTTACACCCGCACAGATCATCGAGATGGTTGAAAAGGCGCTGGAACAGCGAACCGTTCAGATGCAGCGCACCCATCCCGAGGTCGGGCACAACCTGAACGGGTTCGAGGTCTTTATCGGTGAGAGTGAAGCGATGCAGAAGGTATACATCAGGATCAAGCAGGTTGCGCCCACCGACAGTACGGTTCTTATCACGGGTCAGAGCGGAACCGGAAAGGAACTGGTTGCCAGGGCTATTCATAAGAACAGCATGCGCTGCAATAAGCCATTTGTAGCTGTCGACTGCACATCCCTTGTGGAGAACCTTCTGGAGAGTGAACTGTTCGGCCATGTAAAAGGCTCCTTCACCGGGGCGGTACAGACTAAAATGGGCCTGTTCAAGGTCGCAGACGGAGGGACCCTGTTCCTCGATGAGATATCCAACATCAGCCTGGCCACCCAGGGCAAACTATTGCGGGTCCTCCAGGAGTTCGAAATAACCCCCATCGGGGGAACCGAACCCCTCCCCATCGACATCCGTCTCATAACCGCCACCAACCGGGACCTGGATGAACTGGTCGATGAGGGGCTTTTCCGAAAGGACCTGTTCTTCAGGCTAAATATCATCCCTGTCCACCTGCCTCCCCTGGTTGATCGAAAGGGGGATCTTCCCCTTCTCATCGGACATTTCCTTAAAAAGTTCTCCGAGGAGATGGGCAAGGACATCCATGGGGTATCACCGGCCGCCATGTCCATCCTGACGCAGCATCCCTTCACCGGGAACGTCAGGGAGCTGGAAAATATTATCGAAAGAGCTGTCGTCCTCACCAACAGCAAGCTCATTCAACCTGAGGATCTGGAAATTCGGCCGGTCGGCGACAGTCCTTCCAAGACTATTTCCGAGCCTGTTCCCCTGAGCGCGGAGAGCCTGAAAGAGATCAAGAGACAGGTCAGAGAAGAAGCGGTCAGGCCCATTGAACGCGCCTTCCTTCTCCAGGCCCTTGAGCGAAACGACTGGAACGTCACCCGGGCCGCCAGGGATGTGGGAATGTTGAGGCCCAACTTTCAGGCGCTGCTAAAAAAACAGGGGATTTCCGCGAGGAACCATACAGGATGA
- the zraS_1 gene encoding sensor protein ZraS, with the protein MRLKLIVQISLITGIVLFFTSALFGYFNISTLKHAFLESTVTDLDHLSETILRTVFHQMLKNDRDEIQVTIREVAQQKGIEQVRLINREGVVALSTGRAGISAGPGGVKAPACIICHNYGMSWEDPSPMARSRMFLDSNGNKVLGLVKPIYNEKVCWTGECHTHSRDTHLLGLLDITISAAPMLSKIRNYRNNTIIQILFLILSISLCLTLLTQRLIVKPVHTLLEHTRAVGRGKWRFIESVPGDELGELAEAFNDMTGKLKKAREERDEWAATLETRVEERTRKIKEMQSVLIRSEKLASLGELVAGIAHELNNPLTGIMIHAPFIAEDPRLDEGLKEDCQTIIHEAKRCSRIVRKLLDFARVSDPQKTMQSVNEAINRSIALIEHHADFNDIEIVKEYAPDLPNTLMDASQIEQVFINMMVNASQAMPAGGKLTIGTGLNAAGDSIYIRIEDTGCGIPKENMEKLFDPFFSTKGNKGTGLGLSVSYGIIQSHGGEIEVDSKPDRGTVFIITLPVA; encoded by the coding sequence GTGCGTCTGAAACTGATCGTTCAGATCTCGCTGATTACAGGAATCGTCCTGTTTTTTACCTCCGCCCTTTTCGGTTATTTCAACATCTCCACCCTCAAACATGCCTTCCTCGAGAGTACAGTAACCGACCTCGACCATCTGAGCGAAACCATACTTAGAACCGTATTCCATCAGATGCTGAAAAACGACAGGGATGAGATCCAGGTTACGATAAGGGAGGTCGCCCAACAGAAGGGGATTGAGCAGGTCAGGCTTATCAACAGAGAGGGAGTGGTGGCCCTCTCCACCGGAAGGGCTGGAATCAGCGCCGGCCCCGGTGGCGTAAAGGCCCCTGCCTGCATAATTTGCCATAACTATGGAATGTCCTGGGAAGATCCCTCCCCCATGGCCCGAAGCAGAATGTTCCTTGACAGTAACGGGAACAAAGTTCTCGGCCTGGTCAAGCCCATATATAATGAGAAGGTGTGCTGGACCGGTGAATGCCATACCCATTCCAGGGATACACATCTTCTGGGCCTTCTGGACATTACCATCTCCGCCGCCCCCATGCTGTCGAAGATCCGCAATTATCGCAACAATACAATCATTCAGATACTTTTCCTGATCCTCTCCATATCACTCTGCCTCACCCTGCTCACCCAGAGGCTGATCGTCAAGCCGGTTCATACGCTGTTGGAACACACACGGGCCGTCGGCAGGGGAAAATGGCGTTTCATAGAGTCGGTGCCGGGGGATGAACTGGGGGAACTTGCCGAGGCGTTCAACGACATGACAGGCAAACTGAAAAAGGCCCGGGAGGAACGGGATGAGTGGGCAGCAACCCTGGAAACCCGCGTGGAGGAACGAACGCGCAAAATAAAGGAGATGCAGTCCGTTCTTATCCGCTCGGAAAAACTGGCGTCCCTCGGGGAACTCGTCGCGGGGATCGCCCACGAGCTCAATAATCCTCTTACGGGGATCATGATACACGCTCCTTTCATCGCGGAGGACCCACGGCTGGACGAAGGGCTGAAAGAGGATTGCCAAACTATTATCCACGAGGCCAAGCGCTGCTCCAGGATCGTCAGGAAACTGCTGGACTTCGCCAGGGTTTCCGATCCCCAAAAAACGATGCAGTCGGTCAATGAGGCCATTAATCGAAGCATTGCCCTGATTGAGCACCATGCCGATTTCAACGACATCGAGATCGTCAAAGAGTATGCTCCTGACCTTCCGAATACATTGATGGACGCTTCCCAGATCGAACAGGTCTTCATCAACATGATGGTTAACGCTAGCCAGGCAATGCCGGCGGGGGGGAAGCTGACCATCGGAACGGGGTTAAATGCGGCAGGGGACAGCATCTACATCCGGATCGAGGACACAGGCTGCGGCATTCCGAAAGAAAACATGGAAAAACTCTTCGATCCCTTTTTCAGCACCAAGGGAAACAAGGGAACCGGCCTGGGCCTTTCGGTTTCCTACGGAATCATCCAGTCCCACGGCGGTGAGATCGAGGTTGACAGCAAGCCGGACAGAGGGACAGTCTTTATCATTACTCTTCCCGTCGCATGA
- a CDS encoding HAMP domain protein produces MFNNFVSKAIVPIALSLTGFVIVCSLILYSSIKGDLLRDAIQHEVSLADTVISSTRYTMMKSDRETLYRVIDSIGAQKGVEHLRIFNKKGVIMFSSDPGEVNQVVDKKTAGCIGCHSGSKPTARLGSMQQARRFVNKKNRNVLAITAPIYNDTGCSAGDCHFHPPHQKILGTLDVGLSPDPLDTRLRALRWRMTVFCIMVLILSVGGVSAILRRNLLHPIGQLMDYVKKVSEGSLDNDLPKGVREVESLARTYLDMARGRHLAEMELRKIREEDSMSKEEEVDPV; encoded by the coding sequence ATGTTTAACAACTTCGTTTCCAAAGCCATTGTCCCGATCGCGCTTTCCCTGACCGGCTTTGTCATCGTCTGCAGCCTCATTCTCTACTCCTCCATTAAGGGGGACCTTCTGAGGGATGCGATACAGCATGAGGTCAGCCTTGCCGATACCGTCATCAGTTCAACGCGCTACACCATGATGAAGTCGGACAGGGAAACCCTTTACCGTGTAATAGACAGTATCGGCGCCCAGAAGGGAGTCGAGCATCTTCGTATCTTCAATAAAAAAGGGGTTATCATGTTCTCCTCGGACCCCGGGGAGGTAAACCAGGTCGTGGACAAAAAGACAGCCGGCTGTATAGGGTGTCACAGCGGTTCCAAGCCGACGGCACGGTTGGGGTCCATGCAGCAGGCGAGGCGGTTCGTAAATAAAAAGAACCGCAATGTGCTGGCTATCACCGCGCCCATATACAACGATACCGGATGCTCCGCGGGTGACTGTCATTTTCACCCTCCCCACCAGAAAATTCTCGGAACACTGGATGTCGGTCTGTCGCCCGATCCTCTGGACACAAGACTGCGCGCCCTGCGCTGGAGAATGACGGTTTTCTGCATAATGGTTCTCATCTTGTCGGTGGGCGGGGTAAGCGCCATCCTCAGACGGAACCTTCTGCATCCGATTGGCCAGTTGATGGACTATGTGAAAAAGGTCTCCGAGGGGAGCCTGGATAACGATCTTCCAAAAGGAGTCAGGGAAGTTGAGTCACTTGCAAGGACCTATCTTGACATGGCCAGGGGGAGACATCTTGCTGAAATGGAATTGAGAAAAATCAGGGAAGAGGATAGTATGTCAAAAGAAGAGGAGGTTGATCCGGTTTAG
- the hybB gene encoding putative Ni/Fe-hydrogenase 2 b-type cytochrome subunit, with amino-acid sequence MNRLVENGFRPIDSLNDPDDGHTWSFRQKLLLGFSPREYLRQVLHNPFNWVIALIFAVGFPLILYRYAAGLGAVTRASNDYPWGLFLGFGLFVMVPLSASGFLLGTAVELFGQSKFKPILQLALLNGLMGYSFAVIYLLMDLGRPWRLYYPMFVSWGTAAVLFLVGWHVAIYLSVQMMEVSESFFEWINWPNAKKFIKSGTIGLTVAGIILSTLHQGALGALFTYAPGKVHPLWYSQEFLWIFFLCSSVFAGLCMIIAVSTIVEKTMAWRCSREFLDNLGTITISLAKGSAMALITYLAIKLIGIAHDNEWAYLATGWGRLFMLEIFLGVILPLILFSIAIRKNSVGLARFTAFLTIFGVVMNRLDTALISFNWNLYQEIPHPFELIISVTLFALFVVVYRFILYRLPILYPWRAAPSAAYRTTSRPPQG; translated from the coding sequence ATGAACCGCCTTGTGGAAAATGGCTTTAGGCCGATCGACTCTCTGAATGATCCTGATGATGGCCATACGTGGAGCTTCAGGCAGAAACTTCTGCTGGGATTCTCGCCCAGGGAGTACTTGCGGCAGGTCCTGCATAACCCGTTCAATTGGGTCATAGCCCTGATCTTTGCCGTGGGCTTTCCTCTAATCCTGTACAGGTATGCCGCGGGCCTCGGCGCCGTTACCCGCGCTTCCAACGATTATCCGTGGGGTCTTTTCCTGGGTTTCGGACTCTTCGTAATGGTCCCACTCTCCGCCTCTGGGTTTCTGCTCGGTACTGCGGTGGAACTGTTTGGCCAGAGCAAATTCAAGCCCATATTGCAACTGGCGCTGCTCAACGGATTGATGGGATATTCCTTTGCGGTTATTTACCTCCTGATGGATCTTGGGCGTCCGTGGCGGCTCTACTATCCCATGTTTGTTTCCTGGGGTACGGCTGCTGTCCTCTTTCTGGTCGGGTGGCATGTTGCGATCTACCTGTCAGTGCAGATGATGGAAGTTTCCGAGTCGTTTTTTGAATGGATCAACTGGCCCAACGCGAAGAAGTTTATAAAAAGTGGGACCATCGGGCTGACCGTGGCCGGGATTATCCTGTCAACTCTCCACCAGGGGGCCTTGGGAGCCCTCTTTACCTATGCGCCGGGAAAGGTGCATCCACTCTGGTATTCGCAGGAGTTTCTCTGGATATTTTTTCTCTGTTCATCGGTATTCGCGGGGCTGTGCATGATCATTGCGGTGAGCACCATTGTTGAAAAAACCATGGCCTGGAGATGCAGCCGTGAGTTTCTGGATAATCTCGGGACCATTACCATCAGTCTGGCCAAAGGCTCAGCCATGGCTCTGATAACCTACCTGGCTATCAAGCTTATAGGGATTGCCCATGACAACGAGTGGGCCTATCTGGCAACCGGCTGGGGTCGTTTGTTCATGCTGGAGATCTTCCTTGGGGTAATTCTTCCCCTCATCCTCTTCTCCATCGCCATCAGGAAAAACAGCGTAGGTCTGGCCCGGTTTACCGCTTTTCTCACCATTTTTGGTGTGGTGATGAACCGTCTGGATACTGCCCTGATCAGTTTCAACTGGAACCTTTATCAGGAAATCCCCCACCCGTTCGAACTGATCATATCGGTAACATTGTTTGCCCTGTTCGTGGTGGTGTATCGTTTTATCCTCTACCGGCTCCCAATCCTGTATCCGTGGAGGGCAGCGCCGTCCGCGGCGTACAGGACTACCTCAAGACCACCTCAGGGTTGA
- the fdnH gene encoding formate dehydrogenase, nitrate-inducible, iron-sulfur subunit yields the protein MSGISRRRFLKATVAGGSALVLFSTKNALGMAEFEGYPEGMGVLVDLTRCVGCRTCEAACNLEQGLPEPDLPFDDPSVFDQTFHEGTQKRRTDEGAYTVVNRYETEGSGGPVYRKIQCNHCNEPACLTSCFVNAYTKTDEGAVIYNPNVCVGCRNCMIACPFRIPAFSYSSAFEPRIRKCIFCYDTRLKYGKPPACVEACPQETLTFGHRKTLIKIAHERIRSEPEKYIDYVYGETEVGGTSWMYLSGVPFDQVGFDTTLQHHPILDNAKSFLSTVPMVLAIWPAMFMGFHLLATGGKEETEDKEPHNGEEGQGE from the coding sequence ATGAGTGGTATAAGCCGGAGAAGATTCCTGAAGGCAACCGTTGCCGGCGGCAGCGCCCTGGTGTTGTTCTCAACCAAAAATGCCCTGGGCATGGCTGAGTTCGAGGGTTACCCGGAGGGGATGGGGGTGCTGGTGGACCTGACCAGGTGTGTCGGCTGCCGAACCTGCGAGGCGGCGTGCAACCTGGAACAGGGCCTTCCTGAGCCCGACCTTCCCTTCGACGATCCTTCGGTTTTTGACCAGACCTTCCACGAAGGCACACAGAAGCGCAGAACCGACGAGGGGGCCTACACGGTCGTCAACCGATATGAGACGGAGGGATCAGGCGGGCCGGTCTATCGAAAGATCCAGTGCAACCATTGCAACGAACCGGCATGTCTGACCTCGTGTTTCGTCAACGCCTACACTAAGACAGATGAGGGAGCGGTTATCTACAACCCGAATGTCTGTGTCGGATGCAGAAACTGCATGATCGCCTGTCCCTTCCGAATCCCGGCATTCTCCTATTCCAGCGCTTTCGAGCCCAGGATAAGAAAATGTATCTTCTGCTACGACACCCGCCTGAAATATGGGAAGCCTCCCGCCTGTGTAGAGGCTTGCCCCCAGGAGACCCTCACCTTTGGCCACCGGAAAACCCTCATAAAGATCGCCCATGAGCGGATCCGGTCGGAACCCGAGAAGTATATAGACTATGTCTACGGGGAGACGGAGGTAGGCGGAACGTCCTGGATGTACCTTTCCGGCGTTCCTTTCGACCAGGTGGGTTTCGACACCACCCTTCAGCACCATCCGATCCTGGACAACGCAAAGAGTTTCCTTTCCACCGTGCCGATGGTCCTGGCCATCTGGCCCGCCATGTTTATGGGATTTCACCTGCTGGCGACCGGGGGAAAGGAAGAAACGGAAGATAAAGAGCCGCATAATGGAGAGGAGGGCCAGGGAGAATGA
- the hmcA_1 gene encoding high-molecular-weight cytochrome c precursor — MKRRRKWALAGMIVALFFIAGPTFGAAGDPPSSLLIDSLSNLYGGVDFDHAMHMNIADDCSVCHHHAFGANVAEKKCAKCHSDNKGTSSAACPDCHVKDPFTAKHIKAMESDPDRFHNDIPGLKGAYHLRCLNCHVEMGAPSGCTDCHKRTDAGNKFYHSGKYAPSGGGIGGQHE; from the coding sequence ATGAAAAGGAGAAGGAAATGGGCACTGGCAGGGATGATCGTGGCGCTGTTTTTTATCGCCGGTCCAACTTTCGGCGCCGCCGGTGATCCGCCCTCATCCTTGCTGATAGACTCCCTGTCCAACCTCTACGGTGGGGTGGATTTTGACCACGCGATGCACATGAACATCGCGGACGATTGCTCTGTCTGCCATCATCACGCGTTTGGAGCGAACGTTGCGGAGAAAAAATGTGCGAAATGCCATTCGGATAACAAAGGCACATCCTCCGCGGCTTGCCCGGATTGCCACGTTAAAGATCCTTTCACCGCAAAACATATCAAGGCGATGGAGTCCGATCCGGATCGGTTTCATAACGACATACCTGGACTCAAAGGCGCCTATCACCTGAGATGCCTCAATTGCCACGTTGAAATGGGAGCGCCCTCAGGGTGTACGGACTGTCACAAAAGGACTGATGCGGGCAATAAATTCTATCATTCCGGCAAATATGCGCCTTCAGGCGGCGGGATCGGAGGGCAGCATGAATAG
- a CDS encoding response regulator receiver domain protein yields the protein MQLLLVADKDEETRRRIAGFFSRSEYEVIEADSVDVVLRDVLKKEAKVILLGSEFDGLSAREIIPLLKRCNRDLIIILVSNEESLPLIRRFRREGIFYHALKPVNSDDREELRQVVHCAFDNSTDRRLSRKVLPGKPSGEMQQG from the coding sequence ATGCAGCTTCTTCTCGTAGCGGACAAGGATGAGGAGACTCGCAGACGGATCGCCGGGTTTTTCAGCAGGAGCGAGTACGAGGTTATCGAGGCGGATTCCGTGGATGTGGTCCTTCGTGATGTCCTGAAGAAAGAGGCCAAGGTCATCCTGCTGGGCAGTGAGTTCGACGGATTATCGGCAAGGGAAATTATCCCCCTTTTGAAGAGGTGCAACCGGGATTTGATCATTATCCTCGTATCAAATGAGGAGTCCCTGCCCCTCATCCGAAGGTTCCGTCGAGAGGGGATCTTCTACCATGCCTTAAAGCCCGTTAACAGCGATGACAGGGAGGAACTGAGACAGGTGGTCCACTGTGCCTTCGATAACTCAACGGACAGGAGGCTGTCCAGAAAGGTCCTGCCGGGGAAACCGAGCGGGGAGATGCAACAGGGGTAG
- the srrB_1 gene encoding sensor protein SrrB translates to MGTAGFTGGTPNTMTRRIPENIFLEMGELLNSSLDETSILRTFCNKILSLFEAERVSILAVDPQGKKLTLTAWAGRYPEDFGGVSIPIGEGVAGWVAATGESLLVQDVRKDPRFPDPFPDRYRTRSFISVPLKSRGKLLGVLNVTDTSRNAGFSDENLSILNPLALQVGMGMENLLLKERSDFGGTGLSTLTSTIRSIKTDVIDMENGLIPSLMRGVESVLNPQFHIILMGEMGSNRAWVGRSSRNGLSEVSVMDYSSGLRLYQSLSTMSLHSPMPDHPYLREPGIEWELVLEEKLNLVRSVLPPRPDIFGISLGAILDMDPETGGILRHLQNLIIMFGGLVMESISDRSQIRKLDHLKTELISTVSHELRTPLTSIQGFSELVLRGDGIPDPQRKYLSIINSESQRLNRLINDFLDLARLESGQLNLVKEPMDPVQVVESAVRLLKPQTEAGKAFVHLDCRQKLPCLIADRDRIEQVLVNLVSNAIRHGGSGVHISITVQKHAGNTVFEVKDDGPGIPEEEHGLVFTRFYRGILGRDDDEEAGGDKGTGLGLALTKEIVEQHGGTISMESVPNERTVFRFSLPTRGLIRPHSGIVAWDPGDEGFSIDLAGRLSEGKTVGVLTIHVNPIAPINEAEAELSVERIEEIEELITSTLRTRGMEDDFIQSRPQAEFVVLTYASMVDEYAAGLLKAFTDRFGDVYELAIGASISEGMDKKDNGDLLKLSRQACLFVERDRGTGYLKNRRM, encoded by the coding sequence ATGGGTACTGCAGGTTTTACTGGGGGGACACCGAACACCATGACCAGGAGAATCCCGGAAAACATTTTCCTCGAGATGGGTGAACTGCTGAACTCCAGCCTCGATGAGACGAGTATACTTCGAACCTTCTGCAACAAGATTCTGTCCCTGTTCGAAGCGGAAAGGGTCTCTATCCTTGCGGTGGACCCTCAGGGAAAGAAACTGACACTCACCGCATGGGCGGGCAGATACCCTGAGGATTTCGGCGGGGTCAGCATACCCATTGGAGAAGGGGTGGCAGGTTGGGTCGCGGCAACGGGAGAAAGCCTGTTGGTCCAGGACGTCCGAAAGGATCCACGATTTCCTGACCCCTTTCCGGACCGATACAGGACCCGGTCCTTCATCAGCGTTCCCCTCAAGAGTCGCGGAAAACTCCTTGGAGTCCTTAACGTTACCGATACATCCCGGAATGCAGGTTTTTCCGATGAGAACCTCAGTATTCTCAACCCCCTCGCCCTGCAGGTAGGCATGGGGATGGAAAATCTTCTCTTGAAAGAAAGGTCGGATTTCGGGGGCACCGGACTATCCACCCTCACATCGACTATCAGGAGCATCAAGACAGATGTCATCGACATGGAGAACGGGTTGATTCCGAGTCTGATGCGAGGAGTTGAATCTGTACTCAATCCACAATTTCACATTATTCTGATGGGCGAAATGGGATCCAACCGTGCCTGGGTGGGACGTTCTTCAAGGAATGGCCTCTCCGAGGTGTCGGTCATGGATTATTCTTCCGGTTTAAGACTGTATCAGTCCCTTTCGACAATGTCGCTCCACTCCCCCATGCCGGACCATCCTTACCTGAGGGAACCCGGGATCGAGTGGGAGCTGGTTCTGGAGGAAAAGCTGAACCTCGTCAGAAGTGTCCTTCCTCCCAGGCCAGACATCTTCGGGATAAGCCTGGGGGCGATCCTCGACATGGATCCGGAAACCGGCGGCATCCTGCGTCATTTACAGAACCTCATCATAATGTTTGGAGGCCTCGTTATGGAGAGTATTTCAGACAGGTCACAGATTCGAAAACTGGACCACCTGAAAACCGAACTCATATCCACCGTCTCCCACGAACTCAGAACTCCGTTGACATCCATTCAAGGTTTTTCGGAACTGGTTCTTCGTGGCGATGGTATTCCTGACCCGCAGCGAAAGTATCTGTCCATTATCAACAGTGAAAGTCAAAGGCTCAACCGCCTCATCAATGATTTTCTGGATCTGGCACGCCTGGAATCCGGGCAGTTGAATCTCGTCAAGGAACCCATGGACCCGGTGCAAGTCGTGGAGAGCGCGGTGCGGCTGCTTAAACCCCAGACGGAGGCGGGAAAGGCTTTCGTACACCTCGACTGTCGGCAGAAACTGCCCTGCCTTATCGCCGATCGGGATCGAATCGAGCAGGTTCTTGTCAACCTTGTAAGCAATGCCATCCGACATGGGGGCTCCGGGGTCCATATCAGCATCACGGTTCAAAAACATGCCGGCAATACGGTATTCGAGGTAAAGGACGATGGGCCGGGCATCCCCGAGGAGGAGCACGGCCTGGTTTTTACACGTTTCTACCGCGGCATTCTCGGCAGGGACGATGATGAGGAAGCAGGCGGGGATAAGGGAACAGGGCTGGGCCTCGCCCTGACAAAGGAGATCGTTGAACAACATGGAGGAACAATCTCTATGGAAAGCGTTCCCAACGAGAGGACTGTTTTTCGGTTTTCCCTGCCAACAAGGGGACTCATTCGACCCCATAGCGGCATTGTAGCCTGGGATCCGGGAGACGAGGGTTTTTCCATTGACCTTGCGGGGAGGCTCTCAGAGGGAAAAACGGTTGGGGTATTGACCATCCATGTCAATCCAATAGCCCCGATCAACGAAGCAGAAGCGGAGTTATCCGTAGAGAGGATCGAGGAGATTGAGGAACTCATCACCTCAACCCTCCGAACCCGCGGCATGGAGGACGATTTCATCCAGAGCCGGCCCCAGGCCGAATTCGTTGTCCTCACTTACGCCTCGATGGTGGATGAATACGCGGCGGGCCTTCTCAAGGCATTCACTGACCGCTTTGGTGATGTGTACGAACTGGCCATTGGTGCATCCATCTCGGAAGGAATGGACAAAAAAGATAACGGGGACCTTCTGAAGCTTTCCAGACAGGCCTGTCTTTTCGTCGAAAGAGACCGGGGAACCGGGTACCTCAAAAACAGGAGGATGTAA
- a CDS encoding V-type ATP synthase subunit D — MLCVGSVPPGTAAAICPTPSGRMPEGRRRINALEQSIFPSMKNRGKGMMEALQERERRGLFRLKHIKNGKAGTIGRYEGAGKEPDREKNQIRGAAIQAAPLSDRKDFLLLLHQGRVVPSSQATPSGWLDE, encoded by the coding sequence ATGTTATGTGTGGGATCAGTTCCACCCGGGACGGCCGCCGCAATATGCCCGACTCCCTCTGGCCGGATGCCCGAAGGGAGACGGAGGATTAACGCGCTTGAGCAGTCCATATTCCCCTCCATGAAAAACCGCGGCAAGGGGATGATGGAAGCCCTTCAGGAAAGGGAGAGAAGGGGCCTTTTCCGCCTGAAACATATCAAGAACGGAAAGGCTGGGACAATTGGCCGGTATGAAGGCGCTGGAAAGGAACCTGACAGGGAAAAGAATCAAATAAGGGGGGCGGCCATTCAGGCCGCCCCCCTTTCGGATCGTAAGGATTTTCTCCTTCTTTTACATCAGGGCCGGGTAGTCCCTTCCAGCCAGGCAACTCCATCCGGGTGGCTGGATGAGTAA